A stretch of Fusarium poae strain DAOMC 252244 chromosome 2, whole genome shotgun sequence DNA encodes these proteins:
- a CDS encoding hypothetical protein (SECRETED:SignalP(1-20)~MEROPS:MER0026479) — MRFNIQFCLITTTTIAFSLGDTQSPLFGQSPSIQQSPPLLELHKSLVEQASITGSENRVADFLTKYLEDDGFTVETQTVAKNRNNILAYYGDTRKTRVLVTSHLDTVPPYWPYETRGDEIWGRGTVDAKGSIASQVIAVQELQKKNMISSGDVALLFVVGEETGGDGMKAANELGLSWESVIFGEPTELKLARGHKGGLRFTVRAKGKAGHSGYPETGSNAIDSLVRGLSALQQAHLPWSNQFGNTTINIGRIEGGVAPNVIPADASATGSVRIAAGSADEMKDIVSQTIEEIDTALAVDFSTYAVDPVPLDYDVAGFDTIVVNYGTDIPSLKGSHKKYLT, encoded by the exons ATGAGGTTCAACATACAATTCTGCCTCATAACTACCACGACTATCGCTTTCAGTCTAGGCGACACCCAATCTCCGCTTTTTGGTCAATCGCCGAGCATCCAACAATCACCGCCGCTGCTTGAACTACACAAATCCCTCGTCGAGCAAGCATCTATCACAGGTTCAGAAAACCGCGTCGCCGACTTTCTCACGAAGTATCTCGAAGATGATGGGTTTACTGTCGAGACACAGACCGTGGCTAAGAATCGAAACAACATATTAGCCTACTACGGTGACACGAGAAAGACTCGGGTTCTTGTGACGTCTCATCTTGACACTGTTCCGCCGTATTGGCCTTACGAAACACGTGGTGATGAGATATGGGGCAGAGGCACTGTTGATGCAAAAGGCAGTATAGCTTCCCAGGTCATTGCGGTTCAAGAAttacagaagaagaatatGATTAGCTCGGGAGACGTTGCACTTCTATTCGTGGTGGGTGAAGAGACTGGCGGAGATGGTATGAAAGCCGCAAATGAGCTGGGCTTGTCGTGGGAGTCTGTCATATTTGGAGAGCCCACGGAACTCAAGCTTGCCAGGGGACACAAAGGCGGTTTGCGCTTCACTGTCAGAGCAAAAGGGAAAGCCGGACACTCCGGGTATCCCGAGACTGGTAGCAACGCCATTGACAGTCTTGTTCGCGGGCTGTCAGCACTCCAGCAAGCCCATCTTCCGTGGAGCAATCAGTTTGGTAACACTACTATCAATATCGGTAGAATAGAGGGCGGTGTTGCTCCAAATGTCATCCCAGCAGATGCCTCGGCCACAGGTAGTGTAAGAATTGCAGCTGGGTCGGCCGACGAGATGAAAGATATCGTCTCGCAGACTATCGAGGAAATTGACACGGCTCTGGCTGTTGACTTCAGCACATATGCTGTCGATCCAGTACCCCTTGACTACGATGTTGCTG GCTTTGATACAATTGTCGTCAACTATGGAACCGACATTCCATCACTAAAGGGCAGCCACAAGAAATATCT CACTTGA
- a CDS encoding hypothetical protein (SECRETED:SignalP(1-20)~CAZy:PL1_4~CAZy:PL1), with protein MKSLSILSVAIAALVSNVSAAGVTGTPEGFASEVTGGGNAEGAYPKSTDELVSMLGDSTTRVIFLDQEFDFTGTEGTASEQGCAPWGTGSGCQQAINKDDWCNNYQPDAPKVDVSYDKAGLNPIVVNSDKSIVGIGANGVIKGKGLYIKGAQNIIIQNIHITELNPQYVWGGDAIQIDGSDLIWIDHVTTSNIGRQHIVLGTSATNRVSITNNHINGESQWSATCDGHQYWSMYFTGSSDMVTLKNNYIFKTSGRAPKVAGDTVLHAVNNYWQGNSGHAFETSDNAKILAEGNLFQDVKAAIEEGSTGAIFSSPDASANAACSNGVGHVCETNQYDNSGSLSGTDSSFFSTFGGKAAEAKAASSLTGLAASAGFGTI; from the exons ATGAAGTCTCTTTCAATTCTCTCCGTGGCCATCGCCGCGCTGGTCTCAAACGTCTCCGCCGCCGGTGTGACTGGTACCCCCGAAGGGTTCGCCTCCGAGGTCACAGGTGGAGGCAACGCTGAGGGAGCTTACCCCAAGTCCACCGACGAGCTGGTCTCTATGCTCGGTGATAGCACAACCCGAGTCATCTTCCTCGATCAGGAGTTCGACTTTACCGGAACTGAGGGAACCGCCTCCGAGCAGGGCTGTGCTCCTTGGGGCACTGGATCTGGTTGCCAACAGGCTATCAACAAGGACGACTGGTGCAACAACTACCAGCCTGACGCCCCCAAGGTTGACGTTTCCTACGATAAGGCCGGACTGAACCCTATTGTTGTCAACTCTGACAAGTCTATTGTGGGTATCGGTGCCAACGGTGTCATCAAGGGCAAGGGTCTTTACATCAAGGGTGCTCAAAACATCATCATTCAGAACATCCACATCACTGAGCTCAACCCCCAGTACGTATGGGGTGGTGATGCTATCCAGATTGACGGATCTGATCTTATCTGGATCGATCACGTCACTACCTCCAACATTGGCCGCCAGCACATTGTCCTTGGAACCAGCGCTACCAACCGAGtttccatcaccaacaaccaCATCAACGGCGAAAGCCAGTGGTCTGCTACCTGCGACGGTCACCAATACTGGTCCATGTACTTTACCGGTTCCAGCGAC ATGGTCACCCTCAAGAACAACTACATCTTCAAGACGTCCGGCCGAGCCCCCAAGGTTGCCGGCGATACCGTCCTCCACGCCGTCAACAACTACTGGCAGGGCAACTCTGGCCACGCTTTCGAGACTAGCGACAACGCCAAGATCCTCGCTGAGGGTAACCTGTTCCAGGACGTCAAGGCTGCCATCGAGGAGGGATCCACCGGTGCCATCTTCTCCAGCCCTGATGCTTCTGCCAACGCTGCTTGCTCCAACGGCGTCGGTCACGTCTGCGAGACTAACCAGTACGATAACTCTGGTTCTCTGTCTGGTACCGActcgagcttcttcagcaCCTTCGGCGGCAAGGCTGCTGAGGCTaaggctgcttcttctctcACTGGTCTTGCTGCCAGTGCTGGTTTCGGTACTATTTAA